In Streptomyces sp. P3, one DNA window encodes the following:
- a CDS encoding glycosyltransferase, which yields MKHQTLCLCMIVRDESQVIARCLESVRPLIDYWVISDTGSTDGTREVIRTVLEGIPGELHEEPWVDFGHNRTRNIRHAFGKADYLLTLDADHVLRQDAALPRLTADSYMLRYDTPGSQHRFKHLMRGDRAWRYEGVTYEYPCTDGPERQENLNALVIEDHADGGCRGDKFERDARLLRAEFERDPADPRTVFYLANTERDLGHAEEAIALYERRAELGGWAEEVYCSLLEAGILRAEEADDWPGAMDAFSRAWESRPTRLEAVYELASRLRLRSRYHTAYSLLGGVVGRREPDDLLFTRSWVYQWGLLFEFSLCAYWVGDHAAAVRACDVLLAMPDLPDAVRRQTETNREFSVPHVKSGASTLTPVRRPKASRAGKTKRVRKR from the coding sequence GTGAAACACCAGACCCTCTGCCTGTGCATGATCGTCAGGGACGAATCGCAGGTGATCGCCCGCTGCCTGGAATCCGTCCGCCCCCTCATCGACTACTGGGTGATCTCCGACACCGGGTCGACGGACGGAACGCGGGAAGTGATCCGCACGGTGCTCGAGGGCATTCCGGGCGAGCTCCACGAGGAACCCTGGGTCGACTTCGGGCACAACCGGACACGGAACATCCGGCACGCCTTCGGCAAGGCCGACTACCTGCTCACCCTCGACGCCGATCACGTCCTGCGGCAGGACGCCGCGCTGCCCCGGCTGACGGCGGACTCGTACATGCTGCGCTACGACACTCCCGGCTCCCAGCACCGCTTCAAGCACCTCATGCGCGGCGACCGCGCCTGGCGGTACGAGGGCGTCACCTACGAGTACCCCTGCACCGACGGCCCCGAACGGCAGGAGAACCTCAACGCGCTCGTCATCGAGGACCACGCGGACGGCGGCTGCCGCGGCGACAAGTTCGAACGTGACGCGCGGCTGCTGCGCGCCGAGTTCGAGCGCGACCCCGCCGACCCGCGCACGGTCTTCTACCTCGCCAACACCGAACGCGACCTGGGGCATGCGGAGGAGGCGATCGCGCTGTACGAGCGGCGGGCCGAACTGGGCGGCTGGGCGGAGGAGGTGTACTGCTCGCTCCTCGAGGCGGGGATCCTCCGGGCGGAGGAGGCCGACGACTGGCCCGGGGCCATGGACGCGTTCTCCCGTGCCTGGGAGTCCCGGCCCACCCGGCTCGAGGCCGTCTACGAACTGGCCTCGCGACTGCGCCTGCGAAGCCGCTACCACACGGCGTACTCCCTGCTCGGCGGGGTCGTCGGCCGCCGCGAGCCGGACGATCTGCTCTTCACCAGGTCCTGGGTGTACCAGTGGGGACTCCTCTTCGAGTTCTCCCTCTGCGCCTACTGGGTCGGCGACCATGCGGCCGCCGTCCGGGCCTGCGACGTGCTGCTGGCCATGCCGGATCTGCCCGATGCGGTCCGCCGCCAGACGGAGACCAACCGGGAGTTCTCCGTTCCCCACGTCAAGTCCGGGGCCTCCACGCTCACCCCGGTACGCCGTCCGAAGGCGTCCCGGGCCGGGAAGACGAAGCGGGTCCGCAAGCGGTAG
- a CDS encoding TIGR03936 family radical SAM-associated protein, producing MQRIRLRYTKRGRLRFTSHRDFQRAFERALRRAEVPMAYSAGFTPHPKVSYANAAPTGTGSEAEYLEIALTEARDPEKLRVLLDESLPTGLDVVDAVEARTSGLADRLTASVWELRLDGVDPADADRAVDAFNEADAVEVQRMTKNGVRTFDARAAVARLETHSEPADRPTGQPCAILRLVVRHVTPAVRPDDVLSGLRAVADLAPPVPAAVTRLAQGLFDAGTGTVTDPLAPDREAVRAPEARPAAAAKAPA from the coding sequence GTGCAGCGCATCCGACTGCGCTACACCAAGCGCGGCCGCCTCCGGTTCACCAGCCACCGTGACTTCCAGCGCGCCTTCGAGCGTGCGTTGCGCCGTGCCGAGGTGCCGATGGCGTACTCGGCGGGGTTCACGCCGCACCCGAAGGTGTCGTACGCCAATGCCGCACCCACCGGCACGGGCAGTGAGGCGGAGTATCTGGAGATCGCGCTCACCGAGGCGCGTGACCCGGAGAAACTGCGAGTCCTCCTCGACGAGTCGCTGCCCACCGGGCTCGACGTCGTCGACGCGGTCGAGGCCCGGACCTCGGGGCTCGCCGACCGGCTGACGGCCTCCGTGTGGGAGCTGCGGCTGGACGGCGTGGACCCGGCCGACGCCGATCGCGCGGTGGACGCCTTCAACGAGGCCGACGCCGTCGAGGTCCAGCGCATGACCAAGAACGGCGTCCGGACCTTCGACGCCCGCGCCGCGGTCGCCCGGCTGGAAACGCACAGTGAACCCGCTGATAGGCCGACCGGCCAGCCCTGTGCGATACTGCGGCTGGTTGTTCGGCACGTGACGCCTGCCGTACGACCCGACGACGTCCTGTCCGGTCTCCGCGCCGTGGCCGACCTGGCGCCGCCGGTCCCCGCAGCGGTGACCAGGCTGGCGCAGGGGCTGTTCGATGCAGGGACCGGCACGGTGACCGACCCGCTCGCGCCCGACCGCGAGGCAGTTCGGGCCCCTGAGGCCCGACCCGCTGCCGCCGCGAAGGCGCCCGCGTAG